The Candidatus Zixiibacteriota bacterium genomic interval GCCGACTGACTTTATGACCGTATCCGATGCCGGATTCTCCGGCGATGATTTGATCTGGGCCAAAAAGTACGGAGGGTTGTCGGCCGATGGCGCTGGCGGGTTGTGCCCGACTGCCGATGGCGGCTGCCTGCTGGTGGGCTACACATTCTCGCAGGGCTGCGATAACGCTGACATCCTCGCTATCAATACAGACAGCCTCGGCGACACTATCTGGTCCAGAACATACGGCGGTCCCGGCAGCGACTACGCTCTCGCTGTCCTGCCGGTCGAGGACGGTTTCGTAATCACCGGCTACACTACATCGATAGGCGCGGGAGAAAAAGACGTTTACCTGCTCAAAATCGACCCGAGCGGACAGCAAATCTGGTCACACGCGTACGGCGGCGCAAACTGGGATGTCGGTACGGCGGTCTGTCGAACAGACGACGGCGGCTTTGCTATTGCAGGGTACACCACCTCTGAAGGCGCCGGCGAAGAAGACATTTACCTGGTCAGAACCGATATCGGCGGGGAGATGCTCTGGAGCCGGACTTTCGGCGGGGAGAAAACAGATATGGGTAACTCGATTGTTTCTGCGCCCGATGGAGGCTTTGCCATCGGTTCGACCACCAACAGCTTCGGAGGCGGCAACAGCGATTTCTACTTGATCAAAACGGACGCAACTGGCAACCAAAAGTGGGCAAATGCCTATCATCCCACCGGTGAACACGGACACGGTTTCGATTGGGGAACCTCCATGTGCGCCTCATCCGACGGCGGCTACTTCGTAGCTGGATTCTCCGACTGTAATGATCTGATGGACGCTTATGTAATCAAAGTTGACAAGGACGGAAATGAGCTCTGGGCGCGGGCTTTCGGCAATGAATTTTATGATTACGCCGTTTCCATACAGCCATCCGCCGATGGCAGCGTCCTCGTCTGTGGCGTCACCAAGGCCCCCTTTAACAACAACGATGTATTTATCGCCGGGATTGATTCGGACGGATCGGTCGCTGCGAGTAAATTTGTCGGGAGCGATGGCGCTGATTGGGCAAGCGGCTTCGTGATGATCTCCGATGGTCATTGTATTGTGAGCGGACAGACAGACGCTAAAAGCACCGGCCACCCGGATTTCATGCTGGTGAAAATCAAGTTTCAGTAATGGATGCTGACAAAAAAACACCCCGGTTCGCGCCGCGAGCCGGGGTGATGCACTGTTGTTCGGGACAAATCTTGTCTATTGAAGCGGATGGCAGCCGGCAGGCGCCGGACCGCCCTTCCAGATATAGTTCACGAGATATGTAAGATCCAGGGGATCGACCTCAAGATCGCCATTTAAGTCAGCTTCCTCGAGACACGCAATATCCGAGCCGCTTTTCCACAACCAGTTCACGAAATAGGTGACATCGAGCGGATCCAGAAACCCGTCATGATTTATGTCACCGGAAATCACGCAGCACAAAGTATTCGCGACGACCGTGTGCGTCATCTTGGAGAGATAGCCTTCCTGTCCCTCGGCGTCAGTCGCCGCGACGCTATACCAGTATTCGCCGTTAGCCTTGCCCGTAAAATTGTAGAAACCGTCGGTAATGGAGGACGACACCTGGTTCACGGTATTGAATATCTCTATCCGTTCAATATCATCGATGTAGACACCCTCTTCATAGTAATAGTCGTCGGTGATGTACGATAGGCGAAAGATTACTTGCTGCCCCTCGTATGGTGTCAGATCGAACGGGGCGAGAACCCAAATGCCGGAGGAGCCGGTGATACCGTTGCCGTGATTCATTCCGTTAGGATCATCGTTAGTTGTATAATCGCCCGCCAGGTTTTCGAAGCTAAGGCCGCCATCGGTCGATACCTGGGCGTAGAAATAATCCCAGCCCGCTTCGATATCGTACCACAGCCACATCCGCAACATATCCCCCGTCTTCACCTCATAAGGCGTCCTCGATTGCAGCCAAGCGAAACCATCGTAATTCAACACGTTGTGCCAGCTATAGCTTCCCGTATAATCTCTGTCGGTCGATCGCGAAAAGAACACGGCATCCCAGTAACCATAGTCGGCCTCGACATTGTCGACAACCTCCTGTCGGTCGGAATATTCCATCAGCCGGTAGGTGACAGCGGGGTTGTCGGTATCATCGAGCGTCCAGGCTACTGTATAATCGCCGGTCGATTCTTCGGGACTTGTAATCTGAGGGACCAAGGGAGGGGCTATGGCGTATGGATTATCGGCGATCTGCGCCAGGTACAGGTTAGGATAGAGGTTCTGCTCGCAGAGTATGGGTATACGCGACGGCGATGGCCAGAAACCATCGGAACTCGACCCGATTTCAACAGTCAGGGAGATGATCGCCGGTTTGGACAAGGTATCGCCCCAAATCCAATCATCAGAGTCACCGTTGGTCGGATACAGAGTCCAGCCTACACCTGGGGTGTAGTTATTGTATTGCGTTATCGTATCGCCCAGGTTGGCATAATATTCCTGGCGTAAATCAAAGAACCGGTCATAGCTTGGCGACCACAATTCCAGGTTAGAATATGTGTGAAAGTTGTGGACGATGGTAAAATCGCGGGAGACGATAAAGTTTCTAAGATTCTCGGTTTCGGGTTCGGAAAAGCCCGCGGTCCCGCGATAAGTCTCGTAGTTGGGTACCGGGCTTGAGCCCAGGTTGTCATAACCCCACTTCTCGCCCCAGTTGCGGTTGAGGTCAACACCGTAGGAACCGTCATAGTTCTCACGACGGTTCTTGCGCCACATACCGCCGCCGTTGGGAGCTATTTCCTCATTGTAGTAGTAACCATCCGGATTTGCTACCGGGCAAAAGAACAGCTCACGATTGTCCACCAGATAGGTAACTTCGGGGTCCGTGCCATAATTGGCGACAAGATACTCCAGAAAATACAGCAGAGCAGCCGCTCCGGCAGGCTCACGGGCGTGTATGAGAGAGTTGTAGAAAACTTCCGGCTCGTCTTCATCGACACCCGGATTATCGGACACCTTGACCACCCACTGGTTGCGCCATTCTATTGTAAGACCAATTGAGTATTTTGAAGTCATTATGGTCGGATGTGCCGCCGCCAGATCGTCAAGATAAGTCTCTATTTGAGCGAGGGTCATGAATCCGCCGAAGTCCGCTTCTTCAGCCCGGCTCACATAGAACTCCTGCACGTCGTCATGGATGACATCGAACCCAATCCCTTTCTGACGCAGTTTTTGAATATCGGATGGATTGGCGAAAGCATCGAACTCCTGTCCGGGTTGGCGTCTGATATCCATGCCCATTTCGAGCATATCCAGGTATTGTTGTTTTGTCATCGGCTTTATTCTGATTTGAGAGATTCTGTCAGCCCCCGCTGCTGAGGCCAATACGGTGACTGTGAGGATGAACACGATAACTGACAATGTTATCCGAAACATGAGCCCTCCTTGAGCCTGTGCAAGGTTCGGTTTAAGCTGTTGCGGCGAGTACTATTAAGCCTAAAATAAGCAATTTTGCCAAATAGTAAACATCTTTCTCTCTATTGTTGTGGCATCCAGTGATTTTGCCTTAAAATGAGTGTGGAGACACGATAGTCCGTAGATGTCGCTCTGGAAAAAACAGTTTGTCTTTTGTGGTTGAATGGCTTATAATTTACGTTTTAAGAAAACCAGCCAAATATAGAAGATTTTTGGGGAACGATGAAAGTACTGGTAGTTGGTTCCGGCGGTAGAGAACATGCACTGGTCTGGAAGCTCAAGAGTTCCAAGAAGGTAGACAAAATTTACTGTGCTCCGGGCAACGATGGCATCGGCCAGCAGGCGAAATGTGTTAACATCAAGGCTGACAACATCAAGGGCCTTGCGGACTTCGCCGCCAAACAGAAAATCCATCTGACGGTTGTGGGGCCTGAAGCTCCGCTGGCTCAGGGAATTGTCGACGAATTCCAGAGAAGAAAACTCAAAATCTTTGGTCCGGACAAAAGAGCCTCCCAGCTCGAGAGCAGCAAGATATTCTCCAAAGAGTTTATGCGCCGTCACCACATCCCCACGGCTCCGTTCAGGGTTTTTGACACGGCGGCCGAAGCCATGGGATTTTGCAAGTCGGTACAGTTTCCGGCGGTCATCAAAGCCGATGGTCTCGCGGCGGGAAAAGGCGCGGTGATTGTCAAAGATATTGGGCAGGCGGAGAAAATAATCGATGAGATGATGATCAGGAAGGTCTTCGGCGGCGCCGGCGAGCGCATCATCGTCGAATCCTTTCTCACCGGCCAGGAAGTATCGATCATGGCAATCGCCGACGGGAAAACCGTTCTTCCCCTGCTGCCCAGTCAGGACCACAAACAAGCTTACGATGGTGACCGCGGTCCGAATACCGGCGGCATGGGTGCCTACTGCCCGGTGCCGTTCGTGGATGCTGACATGATGGAGCGGATATATGAACACATTTTGCTGCCCACCATAAACGGACTGGCCCAGGAAGAAATTATCTACAAGGGCGTTTTATACGCGGGCCTCATGTTGACCGAAACTGGTCCGAAAGTGCTCGAATTCAACTGTCGATTCGGCGACCCTGAGACCCAGGCTGTTATTCCTCTGCTTAAATCCGATTTGGCCGAGGTTATGATGGCCGTTGTCAACCAGAAGCTCGGTTCATTTGGTAAACTCGGCTGGCGCAGTGAATCAGCCGCCTGCGTTGTCATGGCCTCGCGCGGATACCCGGGCAGATATGCGACCGGCATCAACATATCGGGGCTGTCAGACGTCCATAACGATAACTCTTTTGTCTTTCACGCCGGAACGTCCAGGCAGGGCGGAAAGTGGCTTACCGCCGGTGGTCGGGTTCTTGGAGTGATGGGTATGGATAAGACTCTCAAGCTGGCTCTCGAAAGAGCCTACCGGGAGGTATCGAAGATTCGCTTTGACGGCGCCATGTTTCGTCGCGATATCGGGTCCAGGACCGGGAAACCTAATAACTGATGAGGTTGTTATAAAATGGCTATGGTATTAATAATAGTCGGTTCGAAATCCGATCTCGAATACGCCGAAAAGTGCAAAGAGCAACTGGCTGCGTTCGGCATTGAAGGCACCATTGAGGTATCATCCGCGCACCGTCATCCGGAAAAAACAAAAGAACTTACGTCGGGGGCCGAGGCCAAAGGCTACGAAGTAATCATAGCCATGGCGGGACTTTCGGCTGCTTTGCCGGGAGTCGCAGCTGCACACTCCAATCTTCCCGTAATTGGAGTTCCTCTGCCGGCGGCCCTGAACGGTCTCGATTCATTGCTCTCTATTACTCAAATGCCGCCCGGAATTCCGGTGGCGGCTGTCGCGATCGGCACGCCGGGGGCAAAAAATGCTGCCGTACTGGCGGCCAGAATCCTGGCCCTCAAACACAAGTCGGTGAAAGATGCCCTCTTGAAGCATCGAAACTCTCTGTGATAAAACGGGATCATTTAAGAACATTATTTGTAAAACGTATAAATGGAGAACGTAAGGAGTGTTTATGTTCGAAAAGAGAAAGTCAAATTTCTTGTCACTGATGTTTCTAACCGCTGTTCTCTCAGCTTCGTTGGTGGCCCCCGCCACATTGCTTGCTGAGCCAGAAAAAGCAAAAGAGCACTTCAATGCCGGCCTGAGCGCCGAAAAAGCCGGCAACGAGGCTGGCGCGATTACGTCGTATGAGGCCGCAATCGGTGAGGATGCGGGGTTTGTCGACGCCTACATCAATCTCGGAGCCATATACTTCAGACAGAAGCAGTTTGACAAAGCCCTTCAGAACTTCAAAACCGCCACCGAGAAAGACAAAAAGAACGCCGATGCCTTCGCCAATCTGGGCCGCGTCCAGTACGCTCTCAAGAAATACGCCGAAGCTGAAATCGCTCTCAAGGAGGCTATCGCCCTCAAGGGCGGCGACGCTGAGTACTACAAGGACCTGGGCAAAGTTTACTATCGCAAGCAAAACAACGAAGAACTCATCGCTGCCTTATCGAAGTGCCATCAACTCGGCGGCGGCGATAATCTGACTTACTATATGTTGGGTAAGGCCTATGAGGACACGGGCAACATGGATCAGGCCATTAATGCCCTGAAGAAGTCGGCCGAACTGGATCCCAAATACGATAACGCTCATTCCGCCATTGGCGCCATCTATCTCTCACAGGAGAAATATAACTCGGCAGCCGGGGCATTTAAATCCGCTCTGAATGTTGACCCGAACAACTACCGTGCGGCCTTCAACTACGCGGTAGCGGTGGAGTCGGGCAACCCCGAGAATTTCGATGCCAACATAGCCAACTGGGAGAATTTCATTCGGATCGGCTCCAAGAATCCGAAAGCCAAAAACGATGTGGCGGTCGCCAAGGAACATGTGAAGGAACTCAAGGCGGCCAAAGAAAAGGCCAATCTGCAGTAATCCCTTCCGAGAAGATTTATAAACCGCGAAAGCCCTGAATTACTTCAGGGCTTTCTATTTGCATCTTAATCACATCCCGAAGGGAGGATGTGCCGCCAAGGGGAGGGAAACCCGACGGCACATTTGGAAAATAGTATGGCGACTAAAGAGCGTTTATATCAAACATTTACTTTCGGGTGAATTCAACCTTTTCGAAGTCTTCCCAGTCGATATCCACTTCTTCGCCGTTATCGAGCGTCACGAAAACACCCTTATTGTCCTCGTCAATATCGTTCGAGCCGCGAAGACGGAAAGTGCGGCCATCGGAAACGGTAACATCGCAAGACCTGTACGAGCGCTTGCTTATCTCTTTAATGAGACCGAACTCGATGTCGAATTCAATGTCATGATAATCGCCGTCCAAAATCTCCCAGGTATATTCTTCATCATTATCCCAACGGATCTCACCCGTGACCTTCTGACCGTCTTCGGTGTAAACCGTGCCGTAAAGCCGTTGGCCACCGTCAAAATGACCATATTCGATCGCTCCGGGGGCCTTGGAGAAATCAAGCTTCTCGAACTCGTCCCAGTTCACGCGCACCTGTCCGAAAGCGGGGTCGGAGATAATAATGCCGCGATTGCCATCATCGATATCATTCGACTCTCGAAGGAGCATTTCGTCACCATCCACCAGCTTCACTGTCGCTCCGCTGGAGCTGTATCTTTCAATGGATGCGATCTTGCCGAACGGAATCTTTCTTTTGCGGTTGCGCTCATCACCGTCGAGGATATCCTCCGTGAACAACTCATCAATATCCCAGCAGACGAATCCGTTGAACGTCTCTCCTCTGCGCGTTGTCAGCGTACCATACAACCGATCGCCGAAATTTGACGAATATTCTTTATCCGGAGCCAGGAAAGTAATTGATTCGATATCATCCCAGACGAGTTCAATCTCACCTTCCTGGTTGTCTTCGATGATAATCTCCCTTATGTCTTTGCCGATATCGGTAGAACCGTGCTCCAACTCGACCTCAATGCCCGATTTCGTCGTCAGCAATACCATGTCGTCATCAACAACCTCGAGTGACTTAATGTGACCGAAACGGATGCCTGACTGAGCGGTTCCGAAATCCGACCACGAGGAATACTTGTCTCCAAGGGTCAGGCCGAGAATCTTTATCGACGTACCCTCGTCGCGATAACGTTTGCGCTCGGATTTTCTGAGATTCTTTTTGGGAAGATTCTTATCTCCGTCAAGAACGTCGACCCAGCCACCCTCATTTTTGTCCCACCTGATCAGGCCCTCAAACACGTCTCCATCGACGGTCTGGATCTTTCCGTAAATGCGCCCCGTATCCTCCGCCTGGGCTACGACAGCCAATGTTATCAGAAGCCCAAGAGTCAGCGTTGAAATTCTCAAAATGCTCATAATTCCTCCGTTACGCTCAACCTGCTTATTCATCATGGTTTGTTTACGTTCTGGATAACAGAAAGTTACGGGGGAAGCGCAATTTTTGAAATTATGCGCGAAGAACCGCTTTATTTCAATAAGGCCATTTTACGGACAGCCACCATCCGGTCCGCTGCGAGACGATAGAAGTAGATGCCCGACCCCACGGGATCCCCGTCGTCAGAGAGGCCATCCCAGCTTAAACGATACGAACCGGAAGGCTGGACTCTGTCAACCAGCGTCCGAACCGGCTGACCGAGGATATTATACACTTTAAGTGTTACTTTAGATAATGCCGGCAAATCATATCTAATGAGAGTACTTGAATTAAATGGGTTGGGGTAATTTTGCTTGAGGGAAAATGAGCCCGGAAGTTCATCCAACGGATCGCCGCTAAGGTCCGTCAACGGAGAAATAGTAATCTCGGCGCCGCTGAAATCCGGAATCAATTCGGCGGCCCCCACTGTCACTCGAAATTGGAGAGTGTCGTTTGAAACCGTGTCGATCGAGCACGCGCCGCTCGCAGCTCCGGCGGTAAAGTACAGATCGCCCAGATAGTAACTTCCCGGGCTAATGGTTGCTGTCGGCGTCCACTCAATCAGGACGAGTCCACCGGCGGTATCGATCGTTGACTGCAGGCCCACATCAGCCGGCAATGTCGGTCCGGCAAGAATCGAGTCGACCATCAGGCTATCCTTGTCGAATTGAAGTGGTAGTGAGATGTGAACAAGGTCGTTTACAATGACAGCCGTAATAGGGGTGCTGCCGACCCCTCCCTCCTCAACTATTGCCGGGTCAATTCTTATCGTGTCTTTCTGAAGACCGATCACGTCCAATCTCACGGAAACAACCAGCGAAGAATCCTGACCGGCCACGTCGCTGAAAACCAGAGTACCAAAATAGGTTCCCTGAACCAGAGTGTCCGTAGCCACCGTTACACTTACCGTGTCCGGAGTAGCGCCTGAGTCCGGAAGAGCGCTGAGCCAATCGACCGTTGTCGAAATGGTGTAATCCACCGGTTCAGCTCCCGTATGATTTACCACAACTGTCCGTGCCGAAGGAACCGCGTCGGTCTCGTTCATGACCAGACTGATTGAAGTGGGAGTAATAGTCAACGATGGCTGTTTATATCGTGTTATGGAGGCATAAATATCCCAGTTCCCGCTGCGATCATCCGCCCAGGTGACATAGCGATACTCACCGTCCATCCCGACATCGGGATCAAGCTGGTTGCCGCTCAAGTAGTCGTTGACGCGGAAATTCGATCCGACCAGGTTGCTGGAGTTATCAAGTATCTGCCCGGTGATATTCCAGCCGTCGGTGGTCGAGTCCGACCAGACCACCACGGTGTTACCCATGCGATCCGATGTTATTGCCGCTTCGCGCTGGGCGTTTTGAGTGCCGTCATAATTCACCCTAACATCACTCTTGACCGGTGTCATGAGGGTATCGAATGTTCTCACGTAGATATCAGGGTTGGATGGGTAAGCTCCGTTGCGCCAGTCCACCCAGGCGACGGTAAATCTTCCCGTACCATCGGCAGCGACATCGGGAAACGCCTGCCTGGCTCCCTGGCTGTCGGAGTTCACTTTGACATTTATTCCCAGCCTGTTTCCGTCGCTGTCAAAGCGCTGAACGAATATATCGTCATTACTGGAACGGTTGTCATACCAGGTGACCACAAACCATCCCTGGGGCGACACTGAGACGCGCGGCGCGTGCTGCTGAGCCGTACCGATATCGTCGTTTATCTTGAAATCTGTCCCAACGAGACTGCCGTCTGATTCGAACATCTGCCCGTAAACATCCCAGTTTCGATTGCGGTAATCGACCCACACCACCACGCCGCCCCCCCACTCGCCGAGAGCGAGATCGGGCGTTTCTTTGAGGGAGTCGGGGACATTGACCGTGAGATTCACATTGCTTCCAACCGGGAGGACCGATGAATCATAGGCCTGGAAGTATATATCCGGTCCGAAGGGATAGAGATCGTTGCGATAATCTTTCCACACCACCGAGTACAGCCCGGAGAGATCGACCGCGATGGCCGGTTCGAATTGATAGGAATTATTGGTGTCGTCGTTTACTTTCGCATTATAGCCGGCAGCATACCCTTGCGGGTCGAATCGCTGGAGATAGATGTCGTTGGTGCTTCCTCGACGGTCTGTCCAGACAATCACGAATCCGTTTTTATCGGCCACGGCCAGCCTTGGCGCGTTCTGGACTGTGGTCGTATTATCATCATTGACCAGAAAGTCCGCTCGCTCGACGGCTTTCAGCGGAGTGGCGATTAGCAAGAGCACCGCCGCCACGGCCCAAATGTTGAGTCTGTCAGATTTCACCGAGAAATAATAGGCAATAGAAATGCCCACCTGAGTAGGCGGGCATTAATTGACTCTACACCTCGGCTAATCTGTTGATTGCCAGAAGATTATCTATTTAAAAAAACCGTCAGGGAGAACACGCCCCGGTGTTCGTAGTCCCGTCAGCCGGAAATATCTTCCAAAACTGGAGAAACAATAGTTCCCAGTATCAAAAAGCTATCTTACTTTCTTTTTGTGACGATTAGCGCGTCTGCGTTTTTTCCGTTTATGAGTCTTAATTTTGAGGCGCTTACGCTTTTTTCCGCTGGGCATTAATCCTCCATCTTGACATTGATTGTCCCTTAGATAGACAGTTTCGTGATCATGTTCTTGAACTCGTTCGACGGTTTGAAAACCGGAACTTTGCGATCAGGAACCGGTACAACTTCACCGGTGCGAGGATTGCGGGCCTTGCGGGCTTTGCGTAGCTTAACCTTAAAGGTCCCAAATCCTCTGATTTCGATGTTGTGGCCGTTCTCGAGCGACTTTTTCACGGTATCGAGAAATGAGTCCACCACAACGGCCACGTCTGTTCTGGTAAGGCCTGTTTTCTCGGCAACCTTTTCAACTAAATCAGCTTTGGTCACAGTGTCCTCCCAAGACAAAACGTATTCTGATTAATGGTATTTATTTCAATCTTACTCTTCATATAGTCGAATCTGCCACTCCGGGAAATTTCTAACCCTTTGGGGCAGGAAAAGATACCCAATATTTCCATAAAAGAAAAGGAAAATTATTGGTTTATCAACTGTTTTTTGCGCTTTTTTTCAGAAAATTTGCTTGTTACTGATAGAGATACATCAACTGCGGCCCGGAAATGACCTTATTAACGGGCTGGGCCAGCAGGCTGGCGGCGCTACCCAGGAGGTCAAAAATCGTCACATTTTTGCGTTCGTAAGGATATACCGCCCTGGGCTCACCCGATATGTTAGCCAGGTCAGCAGCTACTTCCAGTGCCTCGTTCAAACCGCCAAGAGTATCTACCAGGCCAAGGTTATAGGCCTGTAGACCCGTAAAAACCGAGCCATCGGCCAGCGGGTAGATTTCTTCGATATCCTTGCCCCTGCCGTCGGCCACCACCTGAACGAACTGCTCATAAGTATCCATGACCACGGATTTAAGCATCAGCTCTTCCTCAGCCGTCATTGACCGACTGTAATTGCCCACGTCTTTTAGCTCGCCCGCCTTTATCGTCTCTGTCCCAACGCCGACTTTCTCCATCAGGCCTTCGAACGTATGGAACTGGAATATCACACCGATCGAGCCGGTAAGCGAGCCCGGGTTGGCGACCACTCTGTCGCAGGCGCAAGCGATGTAATAACCGCCCGACGCCGCAACGGAGGCCATTGAGGCCACCACCGGTTTTTCATAGTCGAAGCGGGCGCGGTGAATGGCGTCGTAAATCTCCTGAGAAATAGCGACTCCGCCGCCACCAGAATTTATATGAACTACTATCGCCTTGATCGAACCACTCTCCGCCCACTTTTCGATAAGCCTTATAGCTCTGCGGCCGGAATCCTCGTCGATCACGCCATAGACTTCCACCACACCAATGTTCCCGCCCATTCCCGTGAACTCAAACTCCCCCTCCGGAGAAAGCATCTCAACAAACATTACCCCAAAAAATACGAAAGCCACCACGAAGACGGTGACTATCACAATCCCGACAATAATATCTCTTCTTTTCGCCATAGGAATCCTGTCTAATTTAAATAGATCCTCAGTGTCTCCCCGATGTTGAGCCTGTCGGGATCATCAATGTTATTATTCGCTCTAATACGGGCGATAGTCGTGTTGTACCTTCTGGCAATTGCCCCCAGAGTCTCGCCCCGCGCCACCCGGTGAATCACGTACCGGACATCGTCGGAAGCGACTTTCAGCACTTGTCCGGGATAAATACGACTGGAGCGGCCAAGACCGTTCAGCCTGCGGATCTGGCTCGTGGTCGTGCCGTACTTTCGGGCGATGTCCCACAGGGTATCGCCTGACCGCACTTTATACGATTTGACATCATCGGAGCCGCCGCTACTTTCAGTCGACGCGTACGTGGCGGACGATTTCGAGGTGACGTTCTTGTCCTTGAGCTGTGTGGCGCCCGATGGAATTCTCAGTTTCTGGCCCACATAGATTCGAGAACCTTTCTCGATGTAGTTGTCCCTGCGAAGGTCATCGACAGTGGTACCGAAAGCTTTGGCAATATCCCACATGGTATCGCCGGAGCGGACGACATATATCGAATTTCTTGCGGAGTAATCCAGGTTTTTGCGGTTCGATGACGCCTGGGAGTAGTCACGATCCAGCGGGACCGGTACGATCAGCGTCTTACCCTCATATATCTTTGAACGCTGGCTCAAGTTATTGGCCTCGAAAATGGCATATTGGGAGACACCATACTTGGCCGCTATACTGCTTATGGTCTCCCCCCGATTGATGCGGTGCTGCACCCAGCTTGTCTCTTTGGGAGACGGCATACCGTCATAGGCAGCCCAGAACTGGTCCTTTTTTCCGGGCGGAATTTTCAGAGTGTATTTTTTGGTGTTCGGAGGGGTGTACTTTCTCAGAAGCTCCGGATTCAGTTCTTTAAGTTCTTCCTCGCTGCAGCCTATCTCCCGGGCCACAACACCCAGTTCGAGACACTTGTCTATTTCCACCTCTTCCCAAACAACCTCATCCTCGTGCTCAATATCATAGAAGCCGTATTTCTCGGGATTTTTGGCGATAATAGCCGCCGCCATGATCAGCGGCACGTAATCCATAGTCTGTCGTTTCAGTTTCAATTTCCAGAAGTCGATGGTTTTTTGCTTTTTTATCTGACGACTCACACGTCCCGGGCCGCCGTTGTAGGCGGCCATCGCCAGTTCCCACGAACCGAACTGATTGTACAGATCCCTTAGAAACTGACAGGCGGCGTGGGTCGACTTGATCGGGTCCTTGCGCTCATCGTACCACCAGCTACGGTCAAGCTTATATAACCGTCCGGTCGAGGAGATGAATTGCCACAGTCCCATCGCTCTCGCCCAAGAGTATGCATGAGGATTGTAGCCAGACTCAACCATGGAAAGATAGATCAAATCCTGCGGCAGGCCGTATTCGGCGAGGATTCTCTTCATCATCGGGGTATACCTTTTCGAGCGCTTAAGGAACTTGTTGAATACGTCTCTTCCTACAGTCTGGTAATAGACGATAGAACTTTTGACCCGCTCGTTCATTACGACCGGAATGTCGTATGTTACCGGAGCTTCTTCGCTTCGGTAAACCCGCATAGTGTCATCACCGAGTTGACTGGCGAGGTCGCCGAACCGCTCGATGAGAACA includes:
- the purE gene encoding 5-(carboxyamino)imidazole ribonucleotide mutase, producing MAMVLIIVGSKSDLEYAEKCKEQLAAFGIEGTIEVSSAHRHPEKTKELTSGAEAKGYEVIIAMAGLSAALPGVAAAHSNLPVIGVPLPAALNGLDSLLSITQMPPGIPVAAVAIGTPGAKNAAVLAARILALKHKSVKDALLKHRNSL
- the purD gene encoding phosphoribosylamine--glycine ligase; translated protein: MKVLVVGSGGREHALVWKLKSSKKVDKIYCAPGNDGIGQQAKCVNIKADNIKGLADFAAKQKIHLTVVGPEAPLAQGIVDEFQRRKLKIFGPDKRASQLESSKIFSKEFMRRHHIPTAPFRVFDTAAEAMGFCKSVQFPAVIKADGLAAGKGAVIVKDIGQAEKIIDEMMIRKVFGGAGERIIVESFLTGQEVSIMAIADGKTVLPLLPSQDHKQAYDGDRGPNTGGMGAYCPVPFVDADMMERIYEHILLPTINGLAQEEIIYKGVLYAGLMLTETGPKVLEFNCRFGDPETQAVIPLLKSDLAEVMMAVVNQKLGSFGKLGWRSESAACVVMASRGYPGRYATGINISGLSDVHNDNSFVFHAGTSRQGGKWLTAGGRVLGVMGMDKTLKLALERAYREVSKIRFDGAMFRRDIGSRTGKPNN
- a CDS encoding M14 family zinc carboxypeptidase; the encoded protein is MFRITLSVIVFILTVTVLASAAGADRISQIRIKPMTKQQYLDMLEMGMDIRRQPGQEFDAFANPSDIQKLRQKGIGFDVIHDDVQEFYVSRAEEADFGGFMTLAQIETYLDDLAAAHPTIMTSKYSIGLTIEWRNQWVVKVSDNPGVDEDEPEVFYNSLIHAREPAGAAALLYFLEYLVANYGTDPEVTYLVDNRELFFCPVANPDGYYYNEEIAPNGGGMWRKNRRENYDGSYGVDLNRNWGEKWGYDNLGSSPVPNYETYRGTAGFSEPETENLRNFIVSRDFTIVHNFHTYSNLELWSPSYDRFFDLRQEYYANLGDTITQYNNYTPGVGWTLYPTNGDSDDWIWGDTLSKPAIISLTVEIGSSSDGFWPSPSRIPILCEQNLYPNLYLAQIADNPYAIAPPLVPQITSPEESTGDYTVAWTLDDTDNPAVTYRLMEYSDRQEVVDNVEADYGYWDAVFFSRSTDRDYTGSYSWHNVLNYDGFAWLQSRTPYEVKTGDMLRMWLWYDIEAGWDYFYAQVSTDGGLSFENLAGDYTTNDDPNGMNHGNGITGSSGIWVLAPFDLTPYEGQQVIFRLSYITDDYYYEEGVYIDDIERIEIFNTVNQVSSSITDGFYNFTGKANGEYWYSVAATDAEGQEGYLSKMTHTVVANTLCCVISGDINHDGFLDPLDVTYFVNWLWKSGSDIACLEEADLNGDLEVDPLDLTYLVNYIWKGGPAPAGCHPLQ
- a CDS encoding tetratricopeptide repeat protein, translating into MFEKRKSNFLSLMFLTAVLSASLVAPATLLAEPEKAKEHFNAGLSAEKAGNEAGAITSYEAAIGEDAGFVDAYINLGAIYFRQKQFDKALQNFKTATEKDKKNADAFANLGRVQYALKKYAEAEIALKEAIALKGGDAEYYKDLGKVYYRKQNNEELIAALSKCHQLGGGDNLTYYMLGKAYEDTGNMDQAINALKKSAELDPKYDNAHSAIGAIYLSQEKYNSAAGAFKSALNVDPNNYRAAFNYAVAVESGNPENFDANIANWENFIRIGSKNPKAKNDVAVAKEHVKELKAAKEKANLQ
- a CDS encoding DJ-1/PfpI family protein; this encodes MIESRRKTPAIVILMALAAMIIMTGCSNEPEQQTHGKRILAIVPEGFGINYFLLRDALEQYGYSITCAGLTDTVAICEPFSVPRGGLPMTVDTLLSQMADLSGFDAIVLLTSTQFTDREPFADIIGNDHTMRLIAGAASKDIPVFASCAGVRVLAALDLINGRSITGSARYQQEFEAAGGIFKGVDFAPQIIGNLITSSRGQYNNIPNATAISAAIENRETESSEEKMSPTDFMTVSDAGFSGDDLIWAKKYGGLSADGAGGLCPTADGGCLLVGYTFSQGCDNADILAINTDSLGDTIWSRTYGGPGSDYALAVLPVEDGFVITGYTTSIGAGEKDVYLLKIDPSGQQIWSHAYGGANWDVGTAVCRTDDGGFAIAGYTTSEGAGEEDIYLVRTDIGGEMLWSRTFGGEKTDMGNSIVSAPDGGFAIGSTTNSFGGGNSDFYLIKTDATGNQKWANAYHPTGEHGHGFDWGTSMCASSDGGYFVAGFSDCNDLMDAYVIKVDKDGNELWARAFGNEFYDYAVSIQPSADGSVLVCGVTKAPFNNNDVFIAGIDSDGSVAASKFVGSDGADWASGFVMISDGHCIVSGQTDAKSTGHPDFMLVKIKFQ